CCCATATTTTATGAACTTTCTGAAGGTAATTTACCTAAAAATCAGGCGATTTCAATACGTTTTGCCTTAAAAAAATAGAAATCTTCTTGACTGACTTTTTCGTTTTTGATATTTACAGATACTAAATACTAAAAATAATATCAATTATCCAAACAAAAACGACAAATTAAACTATTATTTTTAGTAATATCATTCTATTTTTGACAAAAGAATGTTCTCTTTCAGCTCCATTGACATAAATTAATTCCTATTTTTATGGCATGCAAGATTATAGTGCTACCCTAAAAAAATACATGCCCGAAGAAGCAGCACCGATTATATCCAACTGGATTAACCACACCCGCTGCCTATTTAAAATCTCTCGTTCAAGAAGTACGAAGCTAGGAGATTACCGTGCACCTTTTAAAGGAAGTCCACATCGCATCTCGGTCAACCATGATTTAAATTCATATTCGTTTTTGATTACGACTATCCATGAATTCGCACATTTACAAACTTGGAATAAACATCAGCATCGTGTCAAACCACATGGTTCGGAATGGAAGAGCAACTTTAAAGAGCTTATGGATCCTTTTCTAAAATTGAATATCTTCCCGGCTGATATCAGTAGCGCCATTCATCGCTATATGGAAAATCCTGCGGCTTCCAGCTGCACCGACCTCCACCTATTTCGCACCTTAAAATCATATGATACCGTCAAAACCAGTGCCCTTACGGTAGAATCCCTGGAGGATGGTCATTTCTTTAAACTCAAAAACGGGCGTTCATTTCAACGTATTGAGAAGATAAGAAAACGCTATAAGTGCATGGAATTGAGCAGCAAACGTATGTACCTATTCAATCCAATCGCGGAGGTATTTCTGTTGGAACAATGATTTTTGATAAATACATTCATTATATTTTTATCTTTGCTAACTTAGGAAATAAATAAAGAGAGCTTTTATGTTACACTTACACTCGACTATAGCAATTGTATTATTGCTAGCCCTGGTGATATCGATCGTGATCACCCTATCAAACTACCTTGGCAACAAACCGTACAACCGTAAAATTGCTTTATTGGGTTTTATCGCATCGCATATTCAATTATTGGTGGGATTGATTTTATTCTTTTATTTGAAGTATCCATCGATGATATCTGGTACCGTAATGAAAGATCCGGCATTACGTTTTAAAATCATCGAACACCCTTTGACCATGATCATTGCTATTGTATTGATCACAATTGGTTACTCGAAAGCTAAAAAGATTGAAAATGCCAAAAAAGCAAATCAAACAGTTATTATTTTCTACATTATCGGTTTGATCTTGATGCTTGCTCGTATTCCTTGGTCTACTTGGTCACTCTTCGCATAGTCTAAGATAATCTACAAAAAGGGCCTCACTGCAAATTGTGAGGCTTTTTTTGTATCTAGTAGAGACTGAGATTCCAGATTTTATCCCATAAAAAAAGCTGCAGTATACTGCAGCTTTCAAATATCTTAGTTGACTGTTAATTAGTCACGGTTTTTTCCAAATCCCAAAATTCCGAAAACGG
The DNA window shown above is from Sphingobacterium thalpophilum and carries:
- a CDS encoding sprT domain-containing protein — its product is MQDYSATLKKYMPEEAAPIISNWINHTRCLFKISRSRSTKLGDYRAPFKGSPHRISVNHDLNSYSFLITTIHEFAHLQTWNKHQHRVKPHGSEWKSNFKELMDPFLKLNIFPADISSAIHRYMENPAASSCTDLHLFRTLKSYDTVKTSALTVESLEDGHFFKLKNGRSFQRIEKIRKRYKCMELSSKRMYLFNPIAEVFLLEQ